In Monomorium pharaonis isolate MP-MQ-018 chromosome 3, ASM1337386v2, whole genome shotgun sequence, a genomic segment contains:
- the LOC105830181 gene encoding dual specificity protein phosphatase CDC14A isoform X3, producing MEDANEVLVCAAEFIKDRLYFVTLRTAMKPKSTPNTHYFSIDNELVYENFYSDFGPLNLAVLYRYCQKVNKKLKGIALSKKKLVHYTTMDSEKRVNAAFLMGSYAILYCKRTAQEAYECLTKSPNSPMFIMFRDASVGPPCYQISLRDCLSAIYKCHRLGFFNFEDFCVKEYEHYERVENGDLNWIVPGKFIAFCGPHARSKMEDGYPLHGPEWYFTYFRRNNVTTIIRLNKKVYDASSFTNAGFIHKDLFFMDGSTPTDAIMHQFLKIAENATGAVAVHCKAGLGRTGSLIGCYIMKHYHLTAHETIAWIRICRPGSVIGHQQQWLERKEAYLRSLLKEPLQPENGNPVHKYGIYSITGKPKGASFQGDVKSLMEDNVSGIMHRVDEIKLDDPGPVAGASAITRYSTLTQGDKLCRIKARRRGISSTQTSLNASTGTSTGVHPYLGSLLQTRSQKGVISTLVGNKERDPTKRLLSRSTATTVVKSARTTKSYKSAFIR from the exons ATGGAGGACGCGAACGAGGTTTTGGTGTGTGCGGCTGAATTCATAAAAG atCGATTGTACTTTGTAACATTAAGAACAGCAATGAAACCAAAAAGTACCCCAAACACACACTACTTCAGTATTGACAACGAGTTGGTATATGAGAATTTTTACTCCGACTTTGGCCCTTTAAATCTAGCTGTGTTGTATAGATACTGCCAAAAGGTTAACAAAAAGCTGAAGGGCATTGCACTCAGCAAAAAGAAACTCGTGCATTACACGACAATGGACTCGGAGAAAAGAGTCAACGCTGCATTTCTCATGGGAAGTTACGCG ATATTGTATTGCAAGCGTACAGCACAAGAAGCTTATGAATGTTTGACCAAAAGTCCAAATAGCCCCATGTTTATCATGTTTCGCGATGCCTCGGTTGGGCCACCGTGCTATCAGATATCATTAAGGGACTGTCTAAGTGCTATATACAAGTGCCATCGGCTtggtttctttaattttgaagatttctgTGTAAAAGAGTACGAACATTACGAAAGAGTGGAAAATGGGGATTTGAATTGGATAGTTCCTGGAAAGTTTATTGCATTCTGTGGTCCGCATGCGAGATCGAAAATGGAAGATG gtTACCCACTTCATGGTCCAGAATGGTATTTCACGTATTTCCGCCGTAATAACGTGACAACAATTATACGGCTTAATAAAAAGGTCTATGACGCGTCGAGCTTCACCAACGCTGGCTTTATTCATAAGGATTTGTTTTTTATGGATGGTTCAACACCGACGGACGCGATAATGCAtcagtttcttaaaattgcGGAAAACGCAACTGGCGCGGTTGCCGTACATTGTAAGGCAGGCCTCGGGAGAACGGGTTCTCTTATAGGTTGCTACATTATGAAACATTACCATTTGACGGCTCACGAAACGATCGCCTGGATAAGGATATGTAGGCCAGGTTCTGTAATTGGGCATCAGCAACAATGGCTGGAGAG AAAAGAGGCATATCTTCGATCGTTACTGAAAGAGCCATTGCAACCTGAAAATGGAAATCCGGTACACAAATACGGGATATACTCGATAACTGGTAAACCTAAAGGAGCTTCTTTCCAAGGTGATGTAAAGAGTTTGATGGAGGACAATGTATCGGGAATAATGCATCGCGTGGACGAAATAAAGTTGGATGATCCTGGACCAGTGGCTGGGGCTAGTGCTATAACGAGATATAGCACGCTGACTCAAGGTGATAAATTGTGCAGAATCAAAGCCAGAAGAAGAGGCATATCGTCCACTCAAACTTCTCTTAATGCAAGCACAGGGACATCAACTGGTGTGCA CCCGTATTTGGGATCCTTGTTACAAACGAGAAGTCAAAAAGGAGTCATTTCTACTCTAGTGggaaacaaagagagagaCCCTACCAAAAGATTATTGTCACGATCCACTGCAACAACAGTCGTGAAAAg